A single window of Mustela erminea isolate mMusErm1 chromosome 4, mMusErm1.Pri, whole genome shotgun sequence DNA harbors:
- the SFTA2 gene encoding surfactant-associated protein 2, with protein MGARMPFFLFLTLLGSSQGTGPGMILQLKLKDSFLANFSYDSNFLELLEKLCFLLHLPSGTNVTLRHAGSPLHVICKV; from the exons ATGGGGGCCAGgatgcctttctttctcttcttgactctCCTGGGCAGCTCACAGGGAACAG GGCCAGGAATGATTTTGCAGCTGAAGCTGAAGGACTCCTTTCTAGCAAATTTCTCCTATGACTCCAACTTTCTGGAATTGCTCGAAAAG ctctgcttcctcctccatctcccatCGGGGACCAATGTCACCCTCCGTCATGCAGGATCCCCACTTCACGTCATCTGCAAAGTCTGA